In one Rhodococcus sp. B50 genomic region, the following are encoded:
- a CDS encoding phytoene desaturase family protein translates to MTDAVIVGSGPNGLAAAVVLSSEGVRVRVLEAAGTIGGGTRSSELTLPGLLHDECSGFHPLAVDTPFSRQYDLAAHGLTWLWPEIQYSHPLDGGHGGAAYRSVEDTAAALGTDAAAWRRIFGSLTDRFTGITEDFLRPMLHVPAHPALLARFGVFAAMPAEVLARAWSTPEARALFGGVAAHALRPLASPMSSAIGVALGTAAHAYGWPVAQGGSRAISAAMVSLVEKNGGTIETGVRVESLGEVGNPDLVLLDTSPADAVRIVGDRLPRRTARAYRRYKHGPGAFKVEYAIEGTVPWQHDPSRRAGTVHVCGSFAETAAAERQVNRGIMPGRPYVLVGQQFVADPSRSRGGLNPLYAYAHVPSGYTGDATEAITAQIERFAPGFRDTIRAVHVRTTTDMSVHNANYVGGDIVTGANTAVQLVLRPRPALDPYATGVPGVYLCSAATPPGAGAHGMCGYHAARSALAYLAR, encoded by the coding sequence ATGACCGACGCGGTGATAGTCGGCAGCGGGCCCAACGGGCTCGCTGCCGCCGTCGTCCTCTCCTCCGAGGGCGTACGGGTACGAGTGCTTGAAGCAGCCGGGACGATCGGTGGCGGCACCCGGAGCAGCGAACTGACCCTGCCGGGCCTGCTCCACGACGAATGCAGCGGCTTCCACCCCTTGGCCGTGGACACACCGTTCAGCCGGCAGTACGACCTCGCGGCACACGGCCTGACCTGGTTGTGGCCCGAGATTCAGTACTCTCATCCGCTCGATGGCGGACATGGTGGTGCGGCCTACCGATCCGTGGAGGACACCGCGGCAGCGCTGGGGACGGATGCGGCCGCGTGGCGTCGCATCTTCGGTTCGCTGACCGACCGCTTCACCGGTATCACCGAGGATTTCCTTCGCCCGATGCTCCATGTGCCGGCCCATCCGGCGCTGCTCGCCCGGTTCGGAGTGTTCGCCGCGATGCCGGCGGAGGTGCTTGCGCGCGCGTGGTCCACGCCCGAAGCGCGCGCCTTGTTCGGTGGGGTAGCGGCCCACGCACTACGTCCCTTGGCGTCGCCGATGTCCTCGGCGATCGGTGTCGCGCTGGGAACCGCGGCGCATGCCTACGGATGGCCGGTGGCACAGGGCGGGTCACGCGCCATCTCCGCGGCGATGGTCTCGCTGGTCGAGAAGAACGGCGGCACCATCGAAACCGGTGTGCGGGTCGAGTCCCTCGGCGAAGTCGGCAATCCCGACTTGGTGCTTCTCGACACCTCACCCGCCGATGCTGTGCGGATCGTCGGCGACCGTCTGCCGCGGCGAACCGCTCGTGCCTATCGTCGTTACAAGCACGGTCCCGGCGCGTTCAAGGTCGAATACGCCATCGAAGGCACCGTGCCGTGGCAGCACGATCCGTCCCGCCGCGCGGGCACCGTTCACGTCTGCGGTTCGTTCGCCGAGACAGCTGCGGCAGAACGCCAGGTGAACCGCGGCATCATGCCGGGCCGTCCCTACGTACTGGTGGGACAACAGTTCGTGGCCGACCCGTCGCGCTCGAGAGGAGGCCTGAACCCGCTCTACGCCTACGCGCATGTTCCGAGCGGGTACACCGGGGACGCAACCGAGGCGATCACCGCGCAGATCGAACGTTTCGCCCCAGGCTTCCGCGATACGATCCGCGCCGTGCACGTGCGCACGACGACCGACATGTCCGTCCACAACGCGAACTATGTCGGAGGCGACATCGTCACCGGCGCCAACACCGCGGTGCAACTCGTTCTCCGGCCCCGGCCGGCCCTCGATCCGTACGCGACCGGCGTTCCCGGCGTGTATCTGTGCTCGGCCGCGACCCCACCGGGTGCCGGAGCGCACGGGATGTGCGGGTACCACGCGGCCCGGTCGGCGCTGGCCTATCTGGCGAGGTGA